A portion of the Celeribacter baekdonensis genome contains these proteins:
- a CDS encoding arsenate reductase/protein-tyrosine-phosphatase family protein: protein MTFDSPMAQTAFAALGHEGRLAVFRLLMRFAPHPVRPSEMVAALDLKANTLSGYLSDLTQAGLIHAKRDGRSLYYEVDLAACEGLVGYLVNDCCRGRPEICPEETRLSHTSPYRVLFLCSGNSARSIMAEAILNAVGHGRFVAFSAGTRPNGAVHPMTLSLLERNGHDTTGLTSKDITTFQTKETPAFDFVFTVCDLAASEDCAPWIGQPLSAHWGLPDPVKATGTEAEKALAFAQTYSQLFHRIKAFAALRLDGLDRLSLQSQIDQISGSERTPS from the coding sequence ATGACATTCGACTCACCCATGGCCCAAACCGCCTTTGCCGCTCTTGGACACGAAGGGCGGCTTGCGGTGTTTCGCCTATTGATGCGCTTTGCGCCCCATCCGGTGCGCCCGTCCGAAATGGTCGCCGCGCTGGATCTGAAAGCCAACACCCTGTCCGGTTACTTGTCTGATTTGACACAGGCCGGGCTGATCCACGCCAAACGCGACGGGCGCTCGTTGTATTATGAGGTCGACTTGGCCGCCTGCGAGGGCTTGGTCGGCTATCTGGTCAACGATTGTTGCCGCGGACGTCCCGAAATTTGCCCCGAGGAGACTCGCTTGTCCCACACATCCCCCTACCGCGTGTTGTTCCTGTGTTCAGGCAATTCCGCACGATCCATCATGGCCGAGGCGATCCTCAACGCGGTGGGCCATGGCCGATTTGTCGCCTTTTCGGCTGGAACCCGCCCCAATGGTGCGGTCCACCCGATGACCCTCTCGCTTTTAGAACGCAATGGTCATGACACCACAGGACTGACATCCAAAGACATTACGACCTTTCAAACCAAAGAGACGCCTGCCTTTGATTTCGTGTTCACCGTCTGTGACTTGGCCGCAAGCGAAGACTGCGCCCCCTGGATTGGCCAGCCTTTGAGCGCCCATTGGGGATTGCCCGACCCGGTCAAAGCGACCGGCACCGAGGCGGAGAAAGCTCTCGCCTTTGCGCAGACCTACAGCCAGCTCTTTCACCGGATCAAAGCCTTTGCCGCACTGCGTCTGGACGGGTTGGACCGGCTGTCACTTCAATCTCAGATCGACCAGATTTCCGGTTCTGAAAGGACCCCGTCATGA